One segment of Pseudomonas asgharzadehiana DNA contains the following:
- a CDS encoding ATPase, with protein MRTIIQWALMALMLGTVALNNAAMAGDLRTGHLLPIGTGVNSLQHAQSVGVLLSDNTRDNLSYLERYHAMAMNGAKDALDGRIRQAFINSSDPELAIDWLMNSLQGTFASVTVYDTLDALVQAHPDVVVMLDTHNQLLTQRNDEVEARFIARFYDADLQYIAKAEGSVHKQVASVWVRDKAAPEIAAQIEQQRDVQLDALKQFDASLKALVRAS; from the coding sequence ATGAGGACGATTATTCAATGGGCTTTGATGGCCCTGATGCTGGGCACTGTGGCGCTGAACAACGCGGCCATGGCCGGTGATCTGCGTACAGGCCATTTGCTACCTATCGGCACTGGCGTAAACTCCTTGCAGCACGCGCAATCGGTGGGTGTGTTGTTGAGCGACAATACGCGCGACAACCTCAGCTACCTCGAACGCTACCACGCCATGGCTATGAATGGCGCCAAGGATGCCCTCGACGGGCGTATCCGCCAGGCATTCATCAACAGCTCCGACCCGGAACTGGCGATTGATTGGTTAATGAACTCGCTGCAGGGAACCTTTGCGTCCGTCACTGTCTACGACACGCTGGATGCTCTTGTGCAAGCTCATCCTGACGTGGTGGTGATGCTCGATACCCATAACCAATTACTGACCCAGCGTAACGACGAGGTCGAGGCGCGGTTTATTGCGCGGTTCTATGACGCCGATCTGCAATACATCGCCAAGGCCGAAGGCTCGGTGCACAAGCAGGTGGCGTCGGTGTGGGTACGCGACAAGGCCGCGCCGGAGATTGCCGCGCAGATCGAGCAGCAGCGCGATGTGCAGCTCGATGCCTTGAAGCAGTTCGATGCGTCGCTCAAGGCGCTGGTTCGCGCAAGTTGA
- a CDS encoding L,D-transpeptidase family protein — MFKKHACYLSICLLVAPLVATAEALPVQPLPVSTPAPLDLAPVQQALAQLPSVCPDLAQHLDAPALARLQALYQQQGDVPLWSDETRRQALHTQLLMLADDGLDPTHYSLPAPHATQNVLCSDIGSSQHYLQALQDLHFGRLQQSRFEPLWHSQPPAGDPNAAVLALAAVGLHDMAQAFDQARPSADLYRSLRNAYASVRQQPLPHWDPVGSGPLLRPGMEDPRVPELARRLYSGGYLPSEPKGGDRQYRAELVAAVKAFQLSHSLQSDGVIGAGTVAELNISPAIRREQLRINLERFRWLAQDLEPEGVLVNVAAAQLSVYQSGIPVWQTRLQVGRAERQTPLLKSRITRLTLNPTWTIPPTIMREDKLPAIRLNPEYLRQQNLQVLDAEGHPLAPELIDWARPGNILLRQEAGPRNPLGKIVMRFPNPYSVYLHDTPSQPLFTKGPRAFSSGCVRVEQPLLLRDLLVSPAERARTDELLATGVTHEFRLATPVPVLLGYWTVEVDREGGLVYAPDIYARDLVLMKAMGSVL; from the coding sequence TTGTTCAAAAAACACGCATGTTACTTGAGCATTTGCTTGCTCGTTGCACCATTGGTCGCCACAGCCGAAGCGCTGCCGGTGCAGCCGTTGCCGGTCAGCACGCCGGCGCCGTTGGACCTGGCGCCAGTGCAACAGGCCCTGGCGCAGTTGCCCAGCGTGTGTCCCGATCTGGCGCAGCATCTCGATGCGCCAGCGCTTGCACGCTTGCAAGCCCTGTACCAGCAGCAAGGCGATGTCCCGTTGTGGTCAGACGAGACGCGCCGCCAAGCGCTGCACACGCAATTGCTGATGCTCGCCGATGATGGCCTGGACCCCACCCACTATAGCCTGCCTGCGCCACACGCCACGCAAAACGTGCTGTGCAGCGATATCGGCAGCAGCCAGCACTACCTGCAGGCCCTGCAGGATTTGCACTTCGGGCGCCTGCAGCAATCGCGCTTCGAACCGCTGTGGCATTCGCAGCCGCCCGCCGGCGACCCCAACGCCGCTGTGCTGGCCCTTGCCGCCGTCGGCCTGCACGACATGGCGCAAGCCTTCGACCAGGCGCGCCCCAGCGCCGATCTTTACCGCAGCCTGCGCAACGCCTATGCCAGCGTGCGCCAGCAACCGCTGCCGCATTGGGACCCGGTCGGCAGCGGGCCGTTACTGCGCCCCGGCATGGAAGACCCGCGCGTACCGGAACTGGCGCGCCGGCTTTACAGCGGCGGCTATTTGCCCAGCGAACCCAAGGGCGGCGACAGGCAATACCGCGCCGAACTGGTCGCGGCGGTCAAGGCTTTCCAGCTCAGCCACTCGCTGCAATCGGACGGCGTGATCGGTGCCGGCACCGTGGCAGAACTCAATATCAGCCCGGCGATTCGCCGCGAACAACTGCGCATCAACCTTGAACGTTTTCGCTGGCTGGCACAGGACCTGGAGCCCGAAGGCGTGTTGGTCAACGTTGCCGCCGCGCAACTGAGCGTGTACCAGAGCGGTATCCCCGTGTGGCAAACCCGTCTGCAGGTGGGGCGAGCAGAACGCCAGACGCCGTTGCTCAAATCGCGCATTACCCGGCTGACCCTCAACCCTACCTGGACTATCCCGCCCACCATCATGCGCGAGGACAAACTCCCGGCCATCCGCCTCAACCCCGAATACCTGCGCCAGCAAAACCTGCAAGTACTCGACGCCGAAGGCCACCCGCTGGCGCCCGAGTTGATCGACTGGGCGCGCCCCGGCAATATTCTGCTGCGCCAGGAAGCCGGCCCGCGCAACCCATTGGGCAAGATCGTGATGCGTTTCCCCAACCCGTACTCGGTGTACCTGCACGACACCCCCAGCCAGCCCCTGTTCACCAAAGGCCCACGTGCGTTCAGCTCCGGCTGTGTGCGGGTCGAGCAACCGTTGCTGCTGCGCGACCTGCTGGTCAGCCCGGCCGAACGCGCGCGCACCGATGAACTGCTGGCCACCGGCGTGACCCACGAATTCAGGCTGGCCACGCCGGTGCCGGTGTTGTTGGGGTATTGGACGGTCGAAGTCGACCGCGAGGGTGGGCTGGTGTATGCGCCGGATATCTATGCGCGGGACCTGGTGTTGATGAAGGCGATGGGGAGTGTGCTCTGA
- the dapF gene encoding diaminopimelate epimerase — protein sequence MPLPFVKMHAHGDDFIIVDRRGQDDPITAPIARRLGNRHTGIGFNQLAVVLDCEDAAARVKFWNADGTPLAACGSATRGVAERLMHETGSHSIVLRTDRGLLTCVRESGRRVSVNMGEPSLDWASVPLAGAMDTRTLAIAGDPAACSMGNPHCTYFVHDMAAVDVAVAGPALETHPLFPARTNVHFVQVLDRGQIRLRIWERGGGVPLGSGSCCCAAVVNGIRRGLLDATVQVLCDGGTLTVQWDGQGGVVLTGSVEPIMQGSAYLY from the coding sequence ATGCCCTTGCCGTTCGTAAAAATGCATGCCCATGGCGACGACTTCATCATCGTCGACCGTCGTGGCCAGGACGACCCGATCACCGCGCCAATCGCCCGCCGCCTGGGCAACCGCCACACCGGCATCGGTTTCAATCAGTTAGCGGTGGTGCTCGACTGCGAAGACGCCGCCGCGCGCGTCAAATTCTGGAACGCCGACGGCACACCGCTGGCCGCCTGTGGCAGCGCCACCCGCGGCGTGGCCGAGCGCTTGATGCATGAAACCGGCAGCCATTCGATTGTGCTGCGCACCGACCGTGGCTTGCTGACCTGCGTGCGCGAGTCGGGCCGCCGGGTGTCGGTGAACATGGGGGAACCTTCACTGGATTGGGCGAGCGTGCCGCTGGCCGGGGCCATGGACACGCGCACTTTGGCGATCGCAGGCGACCCGGCGGCGTGCAGCATGGGCAACCCGCATTGCACGTATTTTGTGCACGACATGGCCGCCGTCGATGTGGCAGTCGCGGGCCCGGCCCTGGAAACTCACCCGTTGTTCCCGGCCAGGACCAACGTGCATTTTGTGCAGGTGCTTGACCGTGGGCAGATCCGCCTGCGCATCTGGGAACGAGGCGGCGGTGTGCCGCTGGGTTCCGGCTCATGTTGCTGCGCGGCGGTGGTCAATGGCATCCGCCGAGGCTTGTTGGATGCCACGGTGCAGGTGCTATGCGACGGCGGCACGCTCACGGTGCAGTGGGACGGGCAGGGCGGCGTGGTGTTGACCGGCAGTGTGGAACCGATCATGCAGGGCAGCGCCTATTTGTACTGA
- a CDS encoding DUF924 family protein — protein MQTVQSVIDFWKNAGPKRWFAKDDAFDARFRDTFYSTHLQAARRELESWLGSAEGALALLILLDQYPRNAFRGTAHMFATDPLARLYAHRMVGAGLDQQIEPSLRAFCYLPFEHSESPSDQQRSLELNRHLDKNTYHWAKEHANIIERFARFPHRNEVLARVSTPAEQAFLAAGGFAG, from the coding sequence ATGCAGACTGTGCAATCCGTCATCGATTTCTGGAAAAACGCCGGCCCCAAACGCTGGTTCGCCAAGGACGATGCCTTCGACGCCAGGTTTCGCGATACCTTCTACTCCACTCACCTGCAAGCCGCCCGGCGTGAGCTGGAAAGCTGGTTGGGCTCAGCCGAAGGCGCGTTGGCCTTGTTGATCCTGCTCGACCAGTACCCGCGCAATGCGTTTCGCGGCACGGCGCATATGTTCGCCACCGACCCGCTGGCGCGGCTATATGCCCATCGCATGGTGGGAGCCGGCCTGGATCAACAGATCGAACCGTCTTTACGCGCGTTCTGTTATTTGCCGTTCGAACACTCGGAATCTCCCAGCGACCAGCAGCGTTCGCTGGAACTGAACCGGCATCTGGATAAAAACACGTATCACTGGGCCAAGGAGCACGCCAACATCATTGAGCGCTTCGCACGGTTTCCTCATCGCAACGAGGTCTTGGCCAGGGTCTCCACCCCCGCGGAGCAGGCCTTTCTCGCGGCAGGCGGGTTTGCCGGCTAG
- the yfcF gene encoding glutathione transferase, producing MSQSPLRLYVDSLFTSPYAMSVFVTLREKGLAFDLVTLDLDAAQNQTPDYARLSVTQRVPTLIEGDFALSESSAITEYLEAVYPETAVYPADPKQRARARQVQAWLRSDLLPIRQERSTLVVFCGQKKPPLSAETQAAARKLINAAQALLAGNPPYLFGAWSIADVDLAVMLNRLILNGDEVPPELVKYAERQWQRPSVQEWVNQPRPAL from the coding sequence ATGAGCCAGAGCCCGTTGCGCCTTTATGTGGATTCGTTGTTTACCAGCCCTTACGCGATGTCAGTGTTCGTCACCCTGCGGGAAAAGGGCCTGGCCTTCGATCTGGTCACCCTGGACCTGGACGCTGCGCAAAACCAGACCCCCGACTACGCCCGACTGTCTGTGACCCAGCGCGTCCCGACCCTGATAGAAGGCGACTTCGCGTTGTCGGAGTCTTCGGCGATCACCGAGTACCTGGAAGCGGTCTACCCGGAAACAGCGGTGTACCCGGCCGACCCCAAGCAACGGGCGAGGGCGCGCCAGGTGCAGGCGTGGTTGCGCAGCGATCTGCTGCCGATCCGCCAGGAACGCTCCACGCTGGTGGTGTTCTGCGGGCAGAAGAAACCGCCGCTGTCGGCTGAGACTCAAGCGGCCGCGCGCAAGTTGATCAATGCGGCGCAGGCATTGTTGGCGGGCAACCCGCCGTACCTGTTTGGCGCGTGGTCGATTGCCGATGTGGACCTGGCCGTGATGCTCAACCGCCTGATCCTCAATGGCGACGAGGTGCCGCCTGAGCTGGTGAAATACGCCGAGCGGCAATGGCAGCGGCCCTCGGTACAAGAGTGGGTCAATCAGCCACGTCCGGCGCTGTAG
- a CDS encoding AAA family ATPase, whose protein sequence is MLIVFSGLPGTGKTTIARELACRIGAVYLRIDVIEQALRDAGMLPGASGYGVANALALSNLTVGHTVIADCVNPVRESRAAFTASAAAAGVALLDIQVVCSDVQEHQRRVESRVSDIPGHTPPTWQSVVAHEYEDWDEAPMTIDTAHITSAHAVETITRHLSCTQSTLPIAFINTRSRA, encoded by the coding sequence ATGCTTATCGTCTTCAGCGGCCTGCCCGGCACCGGCAAAACCACGATTGCCCGCGAGTTGGCGTGCCGGATCGGTGCGGTTTACCTGCGCATCGATGTGATCGAACAAGCGCTGCGCGATGCCGGTATGTTGCCGGGCGCCAGCGGCTATGGGGTGGCGAATGCGCTGGCGCTGAGTAACTTGACGGTGGGGCATACCGTGATTGCCGACTGCGTGAACCCCGTGCGCGAAAGCCGCGCAGCCTTCACGGCAAGCGCAGCAGCGGCAGGCGTTGCGTTGCTCGATATCCAAGTGGTTTGCTCAGACGTCCAGGAACACCAACGCCGTGTCGAAAGCCGGGTGAGCGACATTCCAGGGCACACGCCACCCACCTGGCAATCGGTAGTGGCCCATGAGTACGAGGACTGGGACGAGGCGCCAATGACCATCGACACCGCACACATCACATCAGCGCACGCCGTGGAAACCATCACCCGGCATTTGTCTTGTACTCAGAGCACACTCCCCATCGCCTTCATCAACACCAGGTCCCGCGCATAG
- a CDS encoding PAS domain-containing sensor histidine kinase, with protein MSAEVFDSAACALAVTAEDGTILQANARFSNWLGFSLSELCSRRFQDLLTMGGRIFHQTHLAPMLRMHGSVTEVKLDMLHRDGHKVTVLLNGNKREQADAVVYDLALFGTTDRDKYERELLNARNLAEALLQEKTATEAALHQAQAELKEAYAISQRRALFAEQMVAIVSHDLKNPLTAIRLASDFLSRGERTAKERQLLGQIGLSSERAQRMIADLLDFTQARVGHGITIKAAPLALHQVIAHAVDELRVAFPKATLVHHAEGQGDACLDADRVQQIIGNLVANSVAYGDLQRPITITSRLGGGACEVAVHNDGAVIPEALLAVLFEPMTRGTDQGSEVRSVGLGLYIVRELAKVHGGDVAVRSCATGGTTFTVTFQYK; from the coding sequence GTGTCGGCTGAAGTGTTCGACAGCGCCGCCTGCGCCCTGGCCGTCACCGCCGAGGACGGCACCATCCTGCAAGCCAATGCGCGCTTCAGCAATTGGCTGGGGTTCAGCCTCAGCGAGCTGTGCAGCCGGCGCTTCCAGGACCTGCTGACCATGGGCGGGCGGATTTTCCACCAGACCCACTTGGCGCCCATGCTGCGCATGCACGGCAGCGTGACCGAAGTGAAGCTGGACATGCTGCACCGCGACGGGCACAAGGTGACCGTGCTGCTCAACGGTAACAAGCGTGAACAGGCCGACGCCGTGGTGTACGACCTGGCGCTGTTCGGCACCACCGACCGCGACAAGTACGAGCGCGAACTGCTCAACGCACGCAACCTGGCCGAAGCCCTGCTGCAGGAAAAAACCGCCACCGAAGCTGCGCTGCATCAGGCCCAGGCCGAGCTGAAAGAGGCCTATGCCATCTCCCAGCGCCGCGCGCTGTTTGCCGAGCAGATGGTGGCGATTGTCAGCCATGACTTGAAGAACCCCCTCACGGCCATCCGCCTGGCCTCGGACTTTCTCAGCCGTGGCGAGCGCACCGCCAAGGAGCGCCAGTTGCTTGGGCAAATCGGCCTATCGTCCGAACGCGCCCAGCGCATGATCGCCGACCTGCTGGACTTCACCCAGGCCAGGGTCGGCCACGGCATCACCATCAAGGCGGCACCGTTGGCGCTGCATCAGGTGATTGCCCACGCGGTGGACGAACTGCGCGTGGCATTCCCCAAGGCGACGCTGGTGCATCACGCCGAAGGCCAGGGCGACGCCTGCCTGGACGCCGACCGCGTGCAGCAGATCATCGGCAACCTGGTGGCCAACAGCGTGGCCTATGGCGACCTGCAACGGCCGATCACCATCACCTCGCGGCTGGGTGGTGGCGCATGCGAGGTGGCCGTGCACAACGACGGCGCGGTGATTCCCGAAGCGCTGCTGGCGGTGCTGTTCGAGCCCATGACCCGGGGCACCGACCAGGGCAGTGAGGTGCGCAGTGTGGGGCTGGGCCTGTATATCGTGCGCGAATTGGCCAAGGTGCACGGCGGTGACGTGGCGGTACGCTCCTGTGCCACGGGCGGCACCACATTTACGGTGACGTTTCAGTACAAATAG
- a CDS encoding murein L,D-transpeptidase catalytic domain family protein has translation MLTFMCRLGAVVVLAILSNSALAANGNPPSLYNSLARSAPELNPTVLKSALNAMQCAVSNGEERSERLAVIDYSQPSTARRLWIFDLRKKTLVLRDLVAHGAKSGENFATQFSNLEGSHQSSLGLFRTQESYLGTHGYSLRMDGLEPGFNDLARDRAIVIHAADYVSPLWSKREGRIGRSQGCPAVRPQVARQVVDKLKDGQFMFSWYPDQRWLKSSTYLNCKPQQVASSRTIRGG, from the coding sequence ATGCTGACTTTTATGTGCCGCCTCGGCGCGGTCGTCGTACTGGCTATATTGAGCAACTCTGCGCTCGCCGCCAACGGCAATCCTCCGTCCTTGTATAACAGCCTGGCGCGCTCGGCTCCAGAACTCAATCCCACTGTACTCAAAAGCGCCCTGAACGCCATGCAGTGCGCGGTCAGCAATGGTGAGGAACGCTCCGAGCGCCTGGCCGTGATTGATTACTCCCAGCCCTCGACCGCCCGTCGCCTATGGATCTTCGACCTGCGCAAGAAAACCCTCGTGCTGCGTGACCTGGTGGCCCACGGCGCCAAGTCCGGGGAAAACTTCGCCACCCAGTTCTCCAACCTCGAAGGCAGCCACCAATCCAGCCTGGGTTTGTTCCGCACCCAGGAAAGCTACCTGGGCACCCATGGTTATTCGCTGCGCATGGACGGCCTGGAGCCGGGGTTCAATGACCTGGCCCGCGACCGCGCCATCGTGATCCATGCCGCCGACTACGTAAGCCCGTTGTGGAGCAAGCGCGAAGGCCGTATCGGCCGCAGCCAGGGTTGCCCGGCGGTACGTCCGCAGGTGGCGCGCCAAGTGGTGGACAAACTCAAGGATGGGCAGTTCATGTTTTCGTGGTACCCCGACCAGCGCTGGTTGAAGTCCTCGACGTACCTCAATTGCAAACCCCAACAGGTGGCCAGTAGTCGTACAATCCGTGGCGGTTAG
- a CDS encoding creatininase family protein — MLLHQSTWIEIGQFLERSRTVVIPIGSNEQHGPTGLLGTDWMCPEIIAHEAQKNADILIGPTFNIGMAQHHLGFPGTISLRPSTFIAAIGDWVRSLAGHGFDKILFLNGHGGNIATIEAAFSELYAEASFARRPAGFALKLVNWWDLDGVNELAHRQFPVGHGSHATPSEIAVTQWAYPEAIKSADYSPQIANTGPIREALDFRARFPDGRMGSDPALATVEKGGELVALAAGGLVKVVENFSNEARP, encoded by the coding sequence ATGCTTCTACATCAATCGACCTGGATCGAGATCGGGCAATTCCTGGAGCGCAGCCGCACGGTGGTGATCCCCATTGGCTCCAACGAGCAGCACGGCCCCACCGGCCTGCTGGGCACCGACTGGATGTGCCCGGAAATCATCGCCCATGAGGCGCAAAAAAACGCCGACATCCTGATCGGCCCCACCTTCAATATCGGCATGGCCCAGCACCACCTGGGGTTTCCCGGCACCATCTCCCTGCGCCCGTCCACCTTTATTGCCGCGATTGGCGACTGGGTGCGCTCGCTGGCCGGGCATGGTTTCGACAAGATCCTGTTCCTCAACGGCCACGGCGGCAACATCGCGACGATTGAAGCGGCCTTTTCCGAGCTGTACGCCGAAGCCAGCTTCGCCCGCCGCCCGGCCGGGTTCGCATTGAAGTTGGTGAACTGGTGGGACCTGGACGGCGTCAACGAGTTGGCGCACCGCCAGTTCCCGGTGGGCCATGGCAGCCATGCCACGCCATCGGAAATTGCCGTGACGCAATGGGCCTACCCGGAGGCGATCAAGTCGGCCGACTATTCGCCACAAATCGCCAATACCGGGCCGATCCGCGAAGCCCTGGACTTCCGGGCGCGCTTCCCGGACGGGCGCATGGGCTCGGACCCGGCGCTGGCGACGGTGGAGAAAGGCGGTGAATTGGTGGCGTTGGCGGCCGGCGGCCTGGTCAAAGTAGTCGAAAACTTCAGCAACGAAGCACGACCTTAA
- a CDS encoding DUF1624 domain-containing protein, with amino-acid sequence MTDAAPLRQRLLSIDALRGLVILFMLLDHVRETFLLHRQVGDPMSIDTTEPALFISRTLAHLCAPVFVLLTGLSAFLYGQKYQGRRDVSAFLFKRGLFLVVLEFTLVNFAWTFQLPPSVVYMQVIWAIGVSMLALAALVWLPRPLLIALALVIIGGHNLLDGLHFTPGSPAQTLWSILHERSWIQASDTLRLRITYPVLPWIGVIALGYGIGPWFANGMPPALRQRYLLVGGVSALVGFVLVRAANGYGEKPWQAYESGVQTLMSFFNVTKYPPSLLFLALTLGVGLLLLLALERAGHRRWIGVLAVFGSVPMFFYLLHLYVLKVLYIACVALFGLNHGNYFGFDGMGAVWLAALLLPLALYAPVRWFAGLKARRRDLAWLKYL; translated from the coding sequence ATGACTGACGCTGCCCCTCTGCGCCAACGCCTGCTCAGCATCGACGCCCTGCGCGGCCTGGTGATCCTGTTCATGCTGCTCGACCACGTGCGCGAAACCTTCCTGCTGCACCGCCAGGTCGGCGACCCCATGAGCATCGACACCACCGAACCCGCGCTGTTTATCAGCCGCACCCTTGCCCACCTGTGCGCGCCGGTGTTCGTGCTGCTCACCGGGCTGTCGGCGTTTTTATACGGCCAGAAATACCAGGGCCGGCGCGACGTGTCGGCGTTCCTGTTCAAGCGCGGGTTGTTTCTGGTGGTGCTGGAATTCACCTTGGTCAACTTCGCCTGGACCTTCCAACTGCCGCCCAGCGTGGTCTACATGCAGGTGATCTGGGCGATCGGCGTGAGCATGCTCGCCCTCGCCGCCTTGGTCTGGTTGCCGCGCCCGCTCTTGATCGCGCTGGCGCTGGTGATCATCGGCGGGCACAACCTGTTGGATGGGCTGCACTTCACGCCCGGTTCGCCGGCGCAAACGTTGTGGTCGATCCTGCATGAACGCAGTTGGATTCAAGCGTCCGATACCCTGCGCCTGCGCATTACCTACCCGGTGCTGCCGTGGATCGGGGTGATCGCCCTGGGCTATGGCATCGGCCCCTGGTTTGCCAACGGCATGCCGCCGGCGTTGCGCCAGCGCTACCTGTTAGTGGGTGGGGTGAGCGCGCTGGTGGGCTTTGTGCTGGTGCGCGCGGCGAACGGGTATGGCGAGAAACCTTGGCAGGCCTACGAAAGCGGCGTGCAGACGTTGATGAGCTTTTTCAATGTAACCAAGTACCCGCCTTCGCTACTGTTTCTGGCATTGACGCTGGGGGTTGGGTTGTTGCTGTTGCTGGCGTTGGAACGCGCGGGGCATCGACGTTGGATCGGCGTGTTGGCGGTGTTTGGTTCCGTGCCGATGTTCTTCTACCTGCTGCATCTTTATGTGCTCAAAGTGCTGTATATCGCCTGCGTTGCGTTGTTTGGGCTTAACCACGGCAACTACTTTGGGTTTGATGGCATGGGCGCCGTGTGGCTCGCGGCGTTGCTGCTGCCGCTGGCACTGTACGCGCCCGTGCGTTGGTTCGCCGGGCTGAAAGCACGGCGACGGGACCTGGCCTGGCTCAAATACCTCTGA